One Vibrio pomeroyi genomic region harbors:
- a CDS encoding iron-siderophore ABC transporter substrate-binding protein — protein sequence MSLKPIASHFSKVKHLNTKLVLTMLASALSFNAMADFQVEDSEGIKTLKAQPVRVAALNWDIAEQVIELGVTPVAVPDIAGYTDWVVQPAIPEGVADIGTRTEPNFSALKKLNPDVILIASPQKDLQDRLSEIAPVLYYQTYSEQHSNAEAAIDNFKKIGQLLGKEEQANNKLAAMDERLEVLKAELDKAYPGDKPKVTSFRFASTTSVFIYGDNSIPQYALEQLGFENAMVLPASQWGISQKRMTELKNVKGGIALYFEPFPYQDKLDRSPVWKSMPFVRNGQFSPVAASWSYGGAMSILYNAEAMAQSLLTLAEQ from the coding sequence ATGAGCTTAAAACCAATAGCTTCTCATTTTTCTAAAGTAAAACATTTGAATACAAAGCTCGTTCTAACGATGTTAGCGAGTGCTTTATCGTTCAACGCGATGGCGGATTTCCAAGTAGAAGACAGTGAAGGGATTAAAACCCTTAAAGCTCAACCTGTTAGAGTGGCTGCGCTTAACTGGGATATTGCAGAGCAAGTGATTGAACTTGGTGTTACGCCAGTTGCTGTGCCAGATATTGCAGGGTATACCGATTGGGTTGTTCAACCTGCGATTCCAGAAGGCGTGGCGGATATTGGCACTCGAACTGAGCCTAACTTTTCAGCGCTTAAGAAGCTCAACCCTGATGTGATTCTCATCGCTTCACCTCAAAAAGATTTGCAGGATCGACTTTCTGAAATCGCGCCCGTGCTTTACTACCAGACATACAGTGAACAGCACAGTAATGCTGAGGCGGCTATTGATAACTTCAAGAAGATAGGTCAATTGCTTGGCAAAGAAGAGCAAGCGAACAACAAATTGGCTGCGATGGATGAGCGTCTTGAAGTTTTAAAAGCTGAACTAGATAAAGCGTATCCGGGCGACAAGCCGAAAGTGACGTCTTTCCGCTTTGCGAGCACCACTTCGGTGTTCATATATGGTGATAATTCTATTCCTCAATATGCGCTTGAACAGTTGGGCTTTGAAAATGCGATGGTTCTTCCTGCGAGTCAGTGGGGCATCAGTCAAAAACGTATGACCGAGCTTAAGAACGTCAAGGGTGGCATTGCGCTGTACTTTGAACCTTTCCCATATCAAGACAAGTTAGATCGTTCTCCGGTTTGGAAGAGCATGCCTTTCGTTCGCAATGGTCAATTTAGCCCTGTAGCAGCAAGTTGGAGCTACGGCGGTGCTATGTCGATTTTGTATAACGCAGAAGCGATGGCGCAATCGTTGTTGACGTTAGCGGAGCAGTAA